The Sulfitobacter sp. SK011 genome has a window encoding:
- a CDS encoding VOC family protein, which translates to MTSAHPQVGHVHLRVSDLDRAIAFYRDVLGFEVTQQYGKQAAFLGAGGYHHHIGLNTWDSAGATPPPSGHTGLYHAAFLYPDRASLATVLGRVLDAGIPLDGAADHGVSEAIYLRDPDQNGVELYRDRAPADWPRDADGNLAMMNDRLDIPALLAEAS; encoded by the coding sequence ATGACCTCTGCCCATCCTCAAGTCGGTCACGTGCACCTCAGGGTCTCTGACCTTGACCGCGCAATTGCTTTTTACCGCGATGTCCTCGGCTTTGAGGTGACACAGCAGTACGGCAAACAAGCTGCGTTTCTGGGTGCCGGGGGGTACCACCATCATATCGGTCTGAACACATGGGACAGTGCCGGTGCCACGCCACCGCCCTCAGGGCACACCGGGCTTTATCACGCGGCGTTCCTGTATCCTGATCGCGCCAGCCTCGCGACGGTTCTTGGGCGCGTTTTGGATGCAGGTATCCCTTTGGACGGGGCGGCAGATCATGGCGTCAGCGAGGCGATCTATCTGCGCGATCCAGATCAAAATGGTGTCGAGCTTTACCGAGATCGCGCGCCCGCCGACTGGCCGCGGGATGCGGACGGAAACCTCGCCATGATGAATGATCGGCTCGATATTCCCGCGCTGCTGGCCGAAGCTTCTTAG